One Streptomyces sp. R28 DNA window includes the following coding sequences:
- a CDS encoding carbohydrate ABC transporter permease, with amino-acid sequence MAHTVVRSDPAPVTGAPKKVGRLPRAAVHHPWWFALPAVVVFTGFFLVPNLLNFYYPFTNWSSYHADIAFAGLDNFKAIADDGSLLRAIRTTLLYALLAALFQNGFGLGLALLLEADSRFNRFFRAVFFLPVLISALATGYVFQALLDQDGAVNSVLGTDIPWLGSTTWTLVVVTLIHGWKWMGLSMLIYLAGLKGIPGDMLEAARMDGAGPWRTFWSVRLPMLAPAVTFNVTTALIGSMNTFDIVQATTGGGPAAATEVFNIYMFRIFGQGLYAQASAMSLVLFLVVVAVAIPLVVGLRRREQLL; translated from the coding sequence ATGGCTCACACAGTCGTACGTAGCGATCCGGCGCCCGTGACGGGCGCGCCGAAGAAGGTGGGACGGTTGCCGCGGGCGGCCGTGCACCACCCCTGGTGGTTCGCGCTCCCCGCGGTCGTCGTCTTCACGGGCTTCTTCCTGGTGCCCAACCTGCTGAACTTCTACTACCCGTTCACCAACTGGTCCTCGTACCACGCGGACATCGCCTTCGCGGGCCTGGACAACTTCAAGGCCATCGCCGACGACGGCTCGCTGCTCCGCGCGATCCGCACGACCCTGCTGTACGCGCTGCTGGCGGCCTTGTTCCAGAACGGCTTCGGGCTCGGGCTCGCGCTCCTCCTGGAGGCCGACAGCCGCTTCAACCGGTTCTTCCGCGCGGTGTTCTTCCTGCCGGTGCTCATCTCGGCGCTCGCCACCGGTTACGTCTTCCAGGCCCTGCTGGACCAGGACGGAGCCGTCAACTCCGTGCTCGGGACGGACATTCCCTGGCTGGGCTCGACGACCTGGACCCTGGTCGTCGTCACCCTCATCCACGGCTGGAAGTGGATGGGCCTGTCCATGCTGATCTACCTGGCCGGGCTCAAGGGCATTCCGGGCGACATGCTCGAAGCGGCGCGGATGGACGGCGCCGGACCCTGGCGGACCTTCTGGTCGGTGCGCCTGCCGATGCTCGCGCCGGCCGTCACCTTCAACGTCACCACGGCGCTAATCGGTTCGATGAACACCTTCGACATCGTGCAGGCCACGACCGGCGGCGGGCCCGCGGCCGCCACGGAGGTCTTCAACATCTACATGTTCCGGATCTTCGGACAGGGCCTGTACGCCCAGGCCTCCGCGATGAGCCTCGTCCTCTTCCTGGTCGTGGTTGCGGTGGCGATTCCGCTGGTCGTCGGGTTGCGGCGAAGGGAGCAGCTGCTGTGA
- a CDS encoding fumarylacetoacetate hydrolase family protein, translating into MRIGVLDGRAVLLRGDRAADVRWASHGRLPTDPMALLEQWQGVRDWAAGLSDEAFDIDVDPAALQAPVPRPRQVFAVALNYPPHAAEAGFTPPEEPLVFTKFPTCVTGPRTTVELPAGKVDWEVELVAVIGRPAHRVSADRAWETVAGLTVGQDLSERVSQLRGNPAQFSLGKSFPGFGPTGPALVTPDEFDDPDDLEITGALNGEVVQRDRTKSMIFPVPELIARLSAVVPLLPGDLVFTGTPAGVGNRRTPPRYLTEGDELVSRIEGIGELRQRFRRPWGKDASHV; encoded by the coding sequence GTGAGGATCGGCGTACTCGACGGCCGTGCCGTCCTGCTCCGCGGCGACCGGGCCGCGGACGTCCGCTGGGCCTCCCACGGCCGGCTGCCCACCGACCCGATGGCCCTGCTGGAGCAGTGGCAAGGGGTCCGCGACTGGGCCGCCGGCCTGTCCGACGAGGCGTTCGACATCGACGTGGACCCGGCCGCCCTCCAGGCCCCGGTTCCCCGGCCCCGGCAGGTCTTCGCGGTCGCGCTCAACTACCCTCCGCACGCCGCCGAGGCCGGGTTCACCCCGCCCGAGGAGCCGCTGGTGTTCACCAAGTTCCCGACCTGCGTCACGGGCCCCCGCACCACGGTCGAGCTCCCCGCGGGCAAGGTCGACTGGGAGGTCGAGCTGGTCGCGGTGATCGGCCGGCCCGCCCACCGCGTGTCCGCCGACCGCGCCTGGGAGACGGTCGCCGGGCTGACCGTCGGCCAGGACCTGTCGGAGCGGGTCTCCCAACTGCGGGGAAACCCGGCCCAGTTCAGCCTCGGGAAGTCCTTCCCCGGCTTCGGGCCGACCGGCCCCGCCCTTGTCACACCGGACGAGTTCGACGACCCCGACGACCTGGAGATCACCGGAGCGCTCAACGGTGAGGTCGTCCAGCGCGACCGCACCAAGTCCATGATCTTCCCCGTTCCCGAGCTCATCGCCCGGCTCTCGGCCGTGGTACCCCTCCTCCCCGGCGATCTCGTCTTCACCGGAACCCCGGCCGGAGTCGGCAACCGGCGCACCCCGCCCCGCTACCTCACCGAGGGCGACGAACTGGTCAGCCGCATCGAGGGGATCGGCGAGCTCCGCCAGCGCTTCCGCCGCCCCTGGGGAAAGGACGCCTCCCATGTCTGA
- a CDS encoding LacI family DNA-binding transcriptional regulator has protein sequence MNVTGHTSRPASIRDVATAAGVSYQTVSRVINGHPSVKPTTRDRVLAAIDELGFRRNATALALASGRSRAVTVLTANTTHYGYASILQGIEESARAASYAVGIGVLESADEAAVAAEVQRAADAGGGLIVIAYDPAGVRALSAVPAELPVVGVVETPASPPGGDRPWVWTDDHEAAYEATRHLLSLGHETVHYVAIPSSTRRTSARTGGWRQALKEAGAPEPRPVQGSWGPAEGHAAGLKLASDPAVTAILCGNDDLALGVLRALHEAGRSVPGDVSVAGFDDAPHSAYLTPSLTTVRLDFTGLGRAAFALLHGVLEEDARIAPHPVSVPELVVRESSGPPSATA, from the coding sequence ATGAATGTGACCGGTCACACAAGCCGCCCGGCGAGCATCAGGGATGTCGCGACCGCCGCCGGCGTCTCGTACCAGACCGTCTCCCGGGTGATCAACGGCCATCCCAGCGTCAAGCCGACCACCCGGGACCGGGTGCTCGCCGCCATCGACGAACTGGGCTTCCGGCGCAACGCCACCGCGCTCGCCCTGGCCAGCGGACGCAGCAGGGCCGTGACCGTACTCACCGCGAACACCACCCACTACGGCTACGCCTCCATCCTCCAGGGCATCGAGGAGTCCGCCCGGGCGGCGTCCTACGCGGTCGGGATCGGCGTACTGGAATCGGCGGACGAGGCCGCCGTCGCCGCCGAGGTGCAGCGCGCGGCGGACGCGGGCGGCGGACTGATCGTGATCGCCTACGACCCCGCCGGTGTGCGGGCCCTGAGCGCGGTCCCCGCCGAACTCCCGGTCGTCGGAGTGGTCGAGACCCCGGCGAGCCCGCCCGGCGGCGACCGCCCCTGGGTGTGGACCGACGACCACGAGGCCGCGTACGAGGCGACCCGCCACCTGCTGTCCCTGGGCCACGAGACGGTGCACTACGTCGCCATCCCGTCCAGCACCCGGCGCACCAGCGCCCGTACCGGCGGCTGGCGGCAGGCGCTGAAGGAGGCGGGAGCCCCCGAACCCCGCCCCGTACAGGGCAGTTGGGGCCCGGCGGAAGGCCACGCGGCCGGCTTGAAGCTGGCGTCGGACCCGGCCGTCACCGCCATCCTGTGCGGCAACGACGACCTCGCGCTCGGGGTGCTGCGCGCCCTGCACGAGGCCGGCCGCTCCGTCCCCGGCGACGTCAGCGTGGCCGGGTTCGACGACGCCCCGCACTCCGCCTATCTCACCCCGTCGCTGACGACCGTACGCCTGGACTTCACCGGCCTGGGAAGGGCCGCGTTCGCCCTGCTGCACGGGGTGCTGGAGGAGGACGCGCGGATCGCCCCGCATCCCGTCTCCGTACCGGAGCTGGTGGTCCGGGAGAGCTCGGGGCCGCCGTCCGCCACCGCCTGA
- a CDS encoding zinc-binding dehydrogenase encodes MRAAVLMAPGRIVTVNDWPEPVCGPHEVIVEMDGVGLCGTDLAVFQGKRVPPATPWVMGHEGFGRIAAVGSDVRDRQVGRSVVIEPNYACLKCADCRTGLTSACPHRAIVGLDAPGVLAERVALPARFAHPVPDGLTAADLAAAEPYTVARAAVRRSGVTAADRCLVVGAGAQGLLVCLILSRLGIRPVVTEPHPQRLARAGRLGATPDDGRTGFTYVFETSGHAPALRPAVDRCAPGATVVLIGLNPHRIPLTTDDVVRRQLVLRGSMIYDHPSDFTTAITELPDARPGVVVEARFPLDEAQEAFTGAAERAGKTWIGIGGDGDM; translated from the coding sequence GTGAGAGCAGCTGTCCTCATGGCGCCGGGCCGGATAGTGACCGTCAACGACTGGCCGGAGCCCGTCTGCGGGCCGCACGAGGTCATCGTGGAGATGGACGGCGTGGGCCTGTGCGGCACCGACCTCGCTGTCTTCCAAGGCAAGCGCGTGCCGCCCGCGACCCCGTGGGTCATGGGCCACGAGGGCTTCGGCCGGATCGCCGCCGTGGGCAGCGACGTACGGGACCGCCAGGTGGGCCGGAGCGTGGTCATCGAACCCAACTACGCCTGCCTGAAGTGTGCGGACTGCCGCACCGGACTGACCTCGGCCTGTCCGCACCGGGCCATCGTCGGCCTCGACGCCCCCGGCGTCCTCGCCGAACGCGTCGCCCTCCCCGCGCGCTTCGCCCACCCGGTCCCGGACGGCCTCACCGCCGCCGACCTCGCCGCCGCCGAGCCGTACACCGTGGCTCGGGCCGCCGTACGCCGCAGCGGTGTCACGGCCGCCGACCGCTGCCTGGTCGTCGGCGCCGGCGCCCAGGGCCTGCTGGTCTGCCTGATCCTGTCCCGCCTCGGCATCCGGCCGGTGGTCACCGAGCCGCATCCCCAAAGGCTCGCTCGCGCCGGGCGGCTGGGCGCGACACCCGACGACGGCCGCACCGGGTTCACGTACGTCTTCGAGACCTCCGGCCACGCCCCCGCCCTGCGCCCGGCCGTGGACCGCTGCGCCCCCGGCGCCACGGTCGTCCTGATCGGCCTCAACCCTCACCGAATACCGCTCACCACCGACGACGTGGTCCGTCGCCAGCTGGTGCTGCGCGGTTCGATGATCTACGACCACCCCAGCGACTTCACCACCGCGATCACCGAACTCCCCGACGCACGCCCCGGAGTCGTCGTCGAGGCCCGCTTCCCGCTCGACGAGGCCCAGGAGGCGTTCACCGGCGCCGCCGAACGAGCCGGGAAGACCTGGATCGGCATCGGGGGCGACGGGGACATGTAG
- a CDS encoding IclR family transcriptional regulator yields MARDNSGTGVRSVRRAVDILGLLSEDRPVITLREITEATGLAKTTALRMVQTLEECGLLWSHPVGYTAGPGLWRWAYLARSQWEVPRETRKVMRDLADRLGETVNIFVARDVSRVCVAHEESPHPLRHVVDVGDEQPLWAGASSKILLRDASDTLLRRVAASSPHGEEHAGHLRARAQEAAQRGYAVSSGEWDDGLTAVAVPVTSRSGKVIASLSLSGPSHRFPYEAVERFATDLAEAATLISAQGFSHPLSQGG; encoded by the coding sequence GTGGCCAGAGACAACAGCGGCACGGGCGTGCGCAGTGTGCGGCGGGCGGTGGACATTTTGGGTCTGCTGAGCGAGGACCGCCCCGTGATCACCCTGCGTGAGATCACCGAAGCGACCGGGCTGGCCAAGACGACGGCGCTGCGCATGGTGCAGACCCTGGAGGAGTGCGGACTGCTCTGGTCGCACCCGGTCGGCTACACGGCCGGGCCCGGCCTGTGGCGCTGGGCCTATCTCGCCCGCAGCCAGTGGGAGGTGCCGCGCGAGACCCGCAAGGTCATGCGCGACCTCGCCGACCGGCTGGGCGAGACGGTCAACATCTTCGTCGCCCGGGACGTGAGCCGCGTCTGCGTCGCGCACGAGGAGAGCCCGCACCCGCTGCGCCATGTCGTCGACGTCGGCGACGAACAGCCCCTGTGGGCCGGTGCGTCGTCCAAGATCCTGCTGCGCGACGCCTCCGACACCCTGTTGCGCCGGGTCGCCGCGTCCTCACCCCACGGCGAGGAGCACGCCGGCCACCTACGCGCCCGGGCCCAGGAGGCCGCGCAGCGCGGCTATGCGGTCAGCAGCGGTGAGTGGGACGACGGCCTGACCGCCGTCGCCGTCCCGGTGACCAGCCGCTCGGGCAAGGTCATCGCCTCCCTCTCGCTCAGCGGGCCCAGCCACCGCTTCCCCTACGAGGCGGTCGAACGCTTCGCCACCGACCTCGCCGAAGCGGCCACACTCATCTCCGCCCAGGGCTTCAGCCACCCGCTCAGCCAAGGGGGCTGA
- a CDS encoding carboxymuconolactone decarboxylase family protein, whose amino-acid sequence MTARLAGLPPGELDEQQSEVYRAITCGPRATGPQVFALTDEEGRLRGPFNAMLLSPPVGLAVLVVAAAWGSAFERQAHEALGRACGLTGPELDALRAGALPDLLDPAERAALRAADALTRTGALSDQEYSETVAAWGERGLFELTTLVGYYVLLALQLRVFAGEEPQPRTVSAHHLEPESGTS is encoded by the coding sequence ATGACCGCACGCCTTGCCGGACTGCCGCCCGGCGAACTCGACGAGCAGCAGAGCGAGGTATACCGCGCCATCACCTGCGGTCCGCGCGCGACCGGGCCGCAGGTGTTCGCCCTGACCGACGAGGAGGGCCGACTGCGCGGCCCGTTCAACGCCATGCTGCTGAGCCCGCCGGTCGGTCTGGCCGTCCTGGTGGTCGCCGCCGCGTGGGGAAGCGCCTTCGAACGGCAGGCCCATGAGGCCTTGGGCCGCGCCTGCGGCCTCACCGGACCCGAGCTGGACGCGCTGCGCGCCGGCGCACTGCCGGACCTCCTGGATCCAGCCGAGCGGGCAGCCCTGCGGGCGGCCGACGCGCTGACCCGGACCGGTGCGCTGAGCGACCAGGAGTACTCCGAGACCGTGGCGGCATGGGGGGAGCGAGGCCTGTTCGAACTCACCACCCTGGTCGGCTACTACGTCCTGCTCGCCCTCCAGTTGCGTGTCTTCGCCGGAGAAGAGCCCCAGCCCCGCACCGTCTCCGCACACCACCTCGAACCCGAAAGCGGGACATCATGA
- a CDS encoding ABC transporter substrate-binding protein yields MKTRALPALALICALGLAATACSDPTAGSSGDSGADGKQAAVDPTARLDGVKLTMWTAQNTVNAPQQVIDAFEKATGATVETQAIPDLYEQNVPTKLASGDRPDLMFWQPSISTLPFIQPQQNLLTLDGEPWEARLGDTEKSLGMIDGKRYAAIVTSPAMLGVYYNKDVFKQAGLSGKDFPTSYDELLALGHKVVDKSDAAAFYEAGGDKWPLQWQMQVQLTDLDQQWWDGLNKNQEKWTDPVVVGAIKKYKEKLLDAGLAQKNYRTGTFTGQADALWKGEAGMVLNVTSFQSQLQAKYSTAEIDKKIGWFPIADSAATGMDSPDQTNGVVAFKTGDEKRQNAARQFLAFWLGPDYADYIKAMKIPSVQPSVPTPDRLPQTSKAQVAALPTAIGVFQAKAIVAPDTHLYLADMIFDKKNPQQVAQAIQDQFAQVAKAQGAPGF; encoded by the coding sequence ATGAAGACAAGAGCTCTCCCCGCCCTGGCGCTGATATGCGCCCTCGGCCTCGCCGCCACCGCGTGCAGCGACCCGACGGCCGGCTCTTCCGGCGACTCCGGCGCGGACGGGAAGCAGGCCGCCGTCGATCCGACCGCCCGCCTGGACGGCGTGAAGCTGACGATGTGGACGGCGCAGAACACGGTCAACGCGCCCCAGCAGGTCATCGACGCCTTCGAGAAGGCCACCGGCGCGACGGTGGAGACCCAGGCGATCCCGGACCTGTACGAGCAGAACGTGCCGACGAAGCTCGCCTCCGGCGACCGCCCGGACCTGATGTTCTGGCAACCGTCCATCTCCACGCTGCCGTTCATCCAGCCCCAGCAGAACCTCCTCACCCTCGACGGGGAGCCGTGGGAGGCCAGGCTCGGCGACACCGAGAAGTCGCTCGGCATGATCGACGGCAAGCGGTACGCGGCGATCGTCACCAGCCCCGCCATGCTCGGCGTCTACTACAACAAGGACGTCTTCAAGCAGGCCGGGCTGAGCGGGAAGGACTTCCCCACGTCCTACGACGAGCTGCTGGCGCTCGGCCACAAGGTGGTCGACAAGTCGGACGCCGCAGCCTTCTACGAGGCCGGCGGCGACAAGTGGCCCCTGCAGTGGCAGATGCAGGTCCAGCTCACCGACCTCGACCAGCAGTGGTGGGACGGGCTCAACAAGAACCAGGAGAAGTGGACCGACCCGGTCGTCGTCGGCGCCATCAAGAAGTACAAGGAGAAGCTGCTCGACGCCGGGCTCGCCCAGAAGAACTACCGCACCGGCACCTTCACCGGGCAGGCCGACGCGCTGTGGAAGGGCGAGGCCGGCATGGTCCTCAACGTCACCTCCTTCCAGAGCCAGTTGCAGGCCAAGTACTCCACCGCCGAGATCGACAAGAAGATCGGCTGGTTCCCGATCGCCGACTCGGCGGCCACCGGCATGGACTCGCCCGACCAGACCAACGGTGTGGTCGCCTTCAAGACCGGTGACGAGAAGCGGCAGAACGCGGCCCGCCAGTTCCTCGCCTTCTGGCTCGGCCCGGACTACGCCGACTACATCAAGGCGATGAAGATCCCGTCCGTGCAACCGTCCGTGCCCACTCCCGACAGGCTGCCGCAGACGTCCAAGGCCCAGGTCGCGGCCCTGCCCACCGCCATCGGTGTCTTCCAGGCCAAGGCGATCGTCGCCCCGGACACGCACCTCTACCTCGCCGACATGATCTTCGACAAGAAGAACCCGCAACAGGTCGCCCAGGCGATCCAGGACCAGTTCGCGCAGGTAGCCAAGGCCCAGGGCGCGCCCGGGTTCTGA
- a CDS encoding alpha-galactosidase, which translates to MTGTADVAQEGSHQPHGEFSWGHSALRAGFAVGADGTPRLVGLGRPGEVRVADPDCALPLVELTALGHGSAWSGPRFTGTAFGTRLKYRDHRTGSRGDGEWLTVELHDPATGLTAFVELTSPGGLPVLRSRVRLRNDGPEPVVVQSVSSLLIGGLPSPDALDVHRARNDWLAECRWYAEPLRDCVADINVDAHQHDSRAALVLAGRGSWPTDGHLPMGALTDRGSGRTWLWQIESPAGWRWDLGESAHGTYLALNGPTDAEHQCRVRLAPGEESTTVPGVLALGSGFDEAMGALTSYRRAVRRPHPDHTALPVVFNDYMNTLMGDPTTEKLLPLIDAAAQAGAEYFCVDAGWYDDSADGGWWDHVGEWLPSTRRFPEGGIRAVLDRIRERGMVPGLWLEPEVVGVRSPVAAALPPDAFFQRDGVRLTEQGRHQLDLRHPAARAHLDKTVDRIVGDWGVGYLKLDYNIVIDPGTLGPGDLAPGAGLLGHAHAYLDWLSEVLDRHPHLVIENCASGGMRMDGATLAVSQLQSTSDQQDPLRYPPIAAAAPTAVPPEQGAVWAYPQPGFDDDLIAFTLGGALLGRIHLSGHLDRMSQRQLALVRDAVSTYKSIRRDLARAVPFWPLGLPGWTDEWLALGMRSPDGRTSYITVWRRGGDAELCLPIRHLAGREAGAEILHPSSASTGSAVWDGEGLRVSLPRAPGVLLVRLT; encoded by the coding sequence TTGACCGGTACGGCGGACGTGGCGCAGGAGGGTTCCCACCAGCCGCATGGCGAGTTCAGCTGGGGTCATTCGGCACTACGGGCCGGGTTCGCCGTCGGTGCGGACGGGACACCGCGGCTCGTCGGACTGGGCCGTCCGGGGGAGGTACGCGTCGCCGACCCGGACTGCGCCCTCCCGCTCGTCGAGCTGACCGCCCTCGGGCACGGCAGCGCCTGGTCGGGCCCGCGCTTCACCGGCACGGCGTTCGGAACGCGCCTGAAGTACCGGGACCACCGCACCGGCAGCCGGGGCGACGGGGAGTGGCTGACCGTCGAACTCCACGACCCGGCCACCGGGTTGACGGCGTTCGTCGAGCTGACGTCTCCCGGTGGGCTGCCGGTGCTCCGCTCCCGCGTGCGACTGCGCAACGACGGCCCGGAGCCTGTCGTCGTCCAGTCCGTCAGCAGCCTGCTGATCGGCGGACTGCCCTCACCGGACGCCCTCGATGTGCACCGGGCCCGCAACGACTGGCTCGCGGAGTGCCGTTGGTACGCCGAACCGCTGCGCGACTGCGTCGCCGACATCAACGTCGACGCCCATCAGCACGACAGCCGGGCCGCCCTCGTCCTCGCCGGGCGCGGCAGCTGGCCCACCGACGGACACCTGCCGATGGGGGCGCTGACGGACCGGGGGAGCGGCCGGACCTGGCTGTGGCAGATCGAGTCCCCGGCCGGCTGGCGCTGGGACCTGGGCGAGAGCGCGCACGGCACGTATCTGGCGCTGAACGGCCCCACGGATGCCGAGCATCAGTGCCGGGTCCGGCTCGCCCCGGGTGAGGAGTCCACCACCGTACCGGGGGTACTGGCCCTCGGGTCCGGGTTCGACGAGGCCATGGGCGCGCTGACCTCGTACCGCCGCGCCGTACGCCGCCCGCACCCGGACCACACCGCCCTCCCGGTCGTCTTCAACGACTACATGAACACGCTCATGGGCGACCCGACCACCGAGAAGCTGCTCCCCCTGATCGACGCGGCGGCGCAGGCGGGCGCGGAGTACTTCTGCGTGGACGCCGGCTGGTACGACGACTCGGCGGACGGCGGCTGGTGGGACCACGTCGGCGAGTGGCTGCCCTCGACGCGCCGCTTCCCCGAAGGCGGAATCCGGGCGGTCCTGGACCGGATCCGGGAGCGCGGCATGGTGCCCGGGCTGTGGCTGGAGCCGGAGGTCGTCGGCGTGCGCAGCCCGGTCGCCGCCGCGCTGCCGCCGGACGCCTTCTTCCAGCGCGACGGCGTACGCCTCACCGAGCAGGGCCGTCACCAGCTCGACCTGCGCCATCCGGCCGCCCGCGCCCACCTCGACAAGACGGTGGACCGGATCGTGGGCGACTGGGGCGTGGGCTACCTCAAGCTGGACTACAACATCGTGATCGATCCCGGAACCCTTGGCCCGGGGGACCTTGCACCCGGAGCCGGACTGCTCGGCCACGCCCACGCCTACCTGGACTGGCTCTCCGAGGTACTGGATCGGCACCCGCACCTGGTGATCGAGAACTGCGCCTCGGGCGGGATGCGGATGGACGGAGCCACGCTGGCCGTCAGTCAACTCCAGTCCACCAGCGACCAGCAGGACCCGCTGCGTTACCCACCGATCGCCGCCGCCGCACCGACGGCCGTGCCGCCCGAACAGGGCGCCGTCTGGGCCTACCCGCAGCCCGGGTTCGACGACGACCTGATCGCCTTCACGCTGGGCGGGGCACTGCTCGGGCGGATCCACCTGTCGGGCCATCTGGACCGGATGTCGCAGCGCCAACTCGCCCTCGTCCGGGACGCGGTGAGCACGTACAAGTCGATCCGCCGCGACCTCGCGCGGGCCGTGCCGTTCTGGCCGCTGGGTCTGCCCGGGTGGACGGACGAGTGGCTGGCCCTGGGGATGCGGTCGCCCGACGGCCGTACGTCATACATCACGGTCTGGCGCCGCGGCGGGGATGCGGAACTGTGCCTTCCCATACGCCACTTGGCGGGCAGAGAGGCCGGTGCGGAGATCCTGCACCCGTCCTCCGCGTCGACCGGCTCGGCGGTCTGGGACGGGGAAGGACTGCGGGTGTCGCTGCCCCGCGCCCCCGGTGTCCTGCTGGTCCGTCTCACGTGA
- a CDS encoding carbohydrate ABC transporter permease produces the protein MKASVAWRYGRPALVLLLAGLAVGVPLWLVAVTSAKPQAEAITPNLDPPRHWQPAGNYADAVSQGEMLRGFFNSLLVVVPSVALVLLLGAGAAWVFARRKSKLVSTAYALCISGLLLPPAVITIVMELRQLGLANTRPGMIAVYTGMYLSTSIFFMTGFIRAIPLELEEAARMDGATPSRIFWRIVLPLLRPVIATATIMVMLYAWSDVFYAFFVLGGGERATLPLNLYQVASAQLYLNNWHLVFAYVVVMSLPMVAVFLVGQRKIVSGITSGAVK, from the coding sequence GTGAAGGCGTCCGTCGCATGGCGCTACGGCCGCCCCGCCCTCGTCCTGCTGCTCGCCGGTCTCGCCGTCGGCGTACCGCTGTGGCTGGTCGCCGTCACCTCCGCCAAGCCGCAGGCGGAGGCCATCACGCCCAACCTCGACCCGCCACGGCACTGGCAGCCCGCCGGCAACTACGCCGACGCCGTCAGCCAGGGCGAGATGCTGCGCGGCTTCTTCAACTCCCTGCTGGTCGTGGTGCCCTCGGTAGCCCTCGTCCTGCTCCTCGGGGCGGGCGCCGCCTGGGTCTTCGCGCGCCGCAAGTCCAAGCTGGTGTCGACGGCGTACGCGCTCTGCATCAGCGGCCTGCTGCTGCCGCCCGCGGTCATCACCATCGTGATGGAGCTGCGGCAGCTGGGCCTGGCGAACACCCGGCCCGGCATGATCGCCGTCTACACCGGCATGTACCTGTCGACGTCGATCTTCTTCATGACCGGCTTCATCCGTGCCATTCCCTTGGAGCTGGAGGAGGCGGCCCGGATGGACGGGGCGACGCCGTCGCGGATCTTCTGGCGGATCGTCCTGCCGCTGCTGCGCCCGGTGATCGCCACCGCGACGATCATGGTGATGCTCTACGCCTGGAGCGACGTCTTCTACGCCTTCTTCGTCCTCGGCGGCGGCGAGCGGGCCACCCTCCCGCTGAACCTCTACCAGGTCGCCTCCGCCCAGCTCTACCTCAACAACTGGCATCTCGTCTTCGCGTACGTCGTGGTGATGAGCCTGCCCATGGTCGCCGTGTTCCTCGTCGGCCAGCGAAAGATCGTGTCCGGAATCACCAGTGGAGCCGTCAAGTGA
- a CDS encoding MFS transporter: MVFGHFGDRLGRKRMLVLTMLIMGAASTLIGVLPTYAQAGIWAPVLLVVLRAAQGFAVGGEWGGAALMAVESAPAKWRSLYSSGVQMGASVGLLLATLITKVMSGTTSDAAFRSWGWRVPFLVSAALVIVGLIIRAKVEESEVFTKEIAAKGAASQPRVPLIAAVKSNPKGFFAIIGLRFVELFTFYGVTTFALAYGTDELGLDRDSLLDVNLAVGGLAIVTIPAFAYLADRFGRRRVYCWGALVGVASAMPYFWAMESGSMLLIIACAVLLVNIAHDMAVSVQQSLFTDMFGPEYRYSGAGVGYQLASAVGGGFTPFIASSLVIWADGGWTLVAGYIALGCAVSFVVALRMRGDDEAAGTQEAVRQRAGATEGATA; this comes from the coding sequence ATCGTCTTCGGCCACTTCGGCGACCGGCTGGGGCGCAAGCGGATGCTCGTCCTCACCATGCTCATCATGGGCGCGGCCAGCACCCTGATAGGCGTCCTGCCCACCTACGCCCAGGCCGGCATCTGGGCCCCCGTGCTGCTGGTGGTGCTGCGTGCCGCGCAGGGCTTCGCGGTGGGCGGCGAATGGGGCGGTGCCGCGCTGATGGCGGTGGAGAGCGCCCCCGCCAAGTGGCGCTCCCTGTACAGCAGTGGCGTCCAGATGGGCGCCTCGGTCGGTCTGCTGCTCGCCACGCTCATCACCAAGGTCATGTCGGGCACCACCTCGGACGCGGCCTTCCGCTCCTGGGGCTGGCGGGTTCCGTTCCTGGTCAGCGCCGCCCTGGTGATCGTCGGACTGATCATCCGGGCCAAGGTCGAGGAGTCCGAGGTCTTCACCAAGGAGATCGCCGCGAAGGGCGCGGCGTCGCAGCCCCGGGTGCCGCTGATCGCCGCCGTGAAGTCCAACCCCAAGGGCTTCTTCGCCATCATCGGGCTCCGCTTCGTCGAACTGTTCACCTTCTACGGCGTGACCACCTTCGCCCTCGCCTACGGCACCGACGAACTCGGCCTCGACCGCGACAGCCTCCTCGACGTCAACCTGGCGGTCGGTGGACTCGCGATCGTGACCATCCCGGCCTTCGCCTACCTCGCCGACCGCTTCGGCCGCCGCCGGGTGTACTGCTGGGGCGCGCTGGTCGGCGTCGCGAGCGCGATGCCGTACTTCTGGGCGATGGAGTCCGGCTCCATGCTGCTGATCATCGCCTGCGCGGTGCTGCTGGTGAACATCGCGCACGACATGGCGGTCTCCGTCCAGCAGTCCTTGTTCACCGACATGTTCGGCCCCGAGTACCGCTACAGCGGCGCCGGAGTCGGCTACCAGCTCGCCAGCGCGGTCGGCGGCGGCTTCACGCCGTTCATCGCCAGCTCCCTGGTGATCTGGGCGGACGGGGGCTGGACGCTGGTGGCGGGCTACATCGCCCTCGGCTGCGCCGTCTCCTTCGTCGTCGCATTGCGCATGCGGGGCGACGACGAGGCGGCCGGGACGCAGGAGGCCGTACGGCAGCGGGCTGGAGCGACGGAAGGCGCCACTGCCTGA